The Pongo abelii isolate AG06213 chromosome 20, NHGRI_mPonAbe1-v2.0_pri, whole genome shotgun sequence genome window below encodes:
- the CELF5 gene encoding CUGBP Elav-like family member 5 isoform X3 — translation MARPIQVKPADSESRGGRDRKLFVGMLNKQQSEEDVLRLFQPFGVIDECTVLRGPDGSSKGCAFVKFSSHTEAQAAIHALHGSQTMPGASSSLVVKFADTDKERTLRRMQQMVGQLGILTPSLTLPFSPYSAYAQALMQQQTTVLSTSGSYLSPGVAFSPCHIQQIGAVSLNGLPATPIAPASGLHSPPLLGTTAVPGLVAPITNGFAGVVPFPGGHPALETVYANGLVPYPAQSPTVAETLHPAFSGVQQYTDAQAAHVASRPSSPCVSLRSPQPCTPPRPSRPSRTASPSRRPSCSSSSEKEFGDTELTQMFLPFGNIISSKVFMDRATNQSKCFGFVSFDNPASAQAAIQAMNGFQIGMKRLKVQLKRPKDPGHPY, via the exons GGGACCGGAAGCTGTTCGTGGGGATGCTGAACAAGCAGCAGTCGGAGGAGGACGTGCTGCGGCTGTTCCAGCCCTTCGGGGTCATTGACGAGTGCACAGTGCTCCGGGGGCCTGACGGCAGCAGCAAAG GCTGTGCTTTCGTGAAGTTCTCCTCCCACACGGAGGCACAGGCGGCCATCCACGCCTTGCATGGGAGCCAGACCATGCCG GGAGCCTCCTCCAGCCTGGTGGTCAAGTTCGCCGACACGGACAAGGAGCGGACGCTCCGGCGCATGCAGCAGATGGTGGGCCAGCTGGGCATCCTGACGCCGTCCCTCACACTGCCCTTCAGCCCCTACAGTGCCTACGCCCAGGCT CTCATGCAACAGCAGACAACAGTCCTGTCCACCTCGGGCAGCTACCTGAGTCCCGGCGTGGCCTTCTCACCCTGTCACATCCAGCAGATAGGCGCCGTCAGCCTCAACGGGCTGCCTGCCACACCCATCGCTCCTGCCTCTG GGCTGCACTCACCCCCGCTGCTGGGCACCaccgctgtgcctggcctcgtGGCTCCCATCACCAATGGCTTTGCAGGTGTTGTGCCCTTTCCAGGTGGGCACCCCGCCCTGGAAACCGTCTATGCCAATGGCCTTGTGCCCTACCCAG CTCAGAGCCCGACTGTGGCCGAAACACTGCATCCTGCCTTCTCCGGTGTCCAGCAGTACACAG acGCCCAGGCCGCCCACGTGGCCTCACGCCCCTCCTCGCCCTGTGTCTCGCTCCGGTCTCCGCAGCCATGTACCCCACCGCGGCCATCACGCCCATCGCGCACAGCGTCCCCCAGCCGCCGCCcctcctgcagcagcagcagcgagaaG GAGTTTGGAGACACGGAGCTGACGCAGATGTTCCTACCCTTCGGCAATATCATTTCCTCCAAGGTGTTTATGGATCGAGCTACCAACCAGAGCAAGTGTTTCG GCTTCGTGAGCTTTGATAACCCGGCCAGCGCCCAGGCAGCCATCCAGGCCATGAACGGCTTCCAGATCGGCATGAAGAGGCTCAAAGTCCAGCTGAAGCGGCCTAAAGACCCGGGACACCCCTACTGA
- the CELF5 gene encoding CUGBP Elav-like family member 5 isoform X4, whose product MARPIQVKPADSESRGGDRKLFVGMLNKQQSEEDVLRLFQPFGVIDECTVLRGPDGSSKGCAFVKFSSHTEAQAAIHALHGSQTMPGASSSLVVKFADTDKERTLRRMQQMVGQLGILTPSLTLPFSPYSAYAQALMQQQTTVLSTSGSYLSPGVAFSPCHIQQIGAVSLNGLPATPIAPASGLHSPPLLGTTAVPGLVAPITNGFAGVVPFPGGHPALETVYANGLVPYPAQSPTVAETLHPAFSGVQQYTDAQAAHVASRPSSPCVSLRSPQPCTPPRPSRPSRTASPSRRPSCSSSSEKEFGDTELTQMFLPFGNIISSKVFMDRATNQSKCFGFVSFDNPASAQAAIQAMNGFQIGMKRLKVQLKRPKDPGHPY is encoded by the exons GGGACCGGAAGCTGTTCGTGGGGATGCTGAACAAGCAGCAGTCGGAGGAGGACGTGCTGCGGCTGTTCCAGCCCTTCGGGGTCATTGACGAGTGCACAGTGCTCCGGGGGCCTGACGGCAGCAGCAAAG GCTGTGCTTTCGTGAAGTTCTCCTCCCACACGGAGGCACAGGCGGCCATCCACGCCTTGCATGGGAGCCAGACCATGCCG GGAGCCTCCTCCAGCCTGGTGGTCAAGTTCGCCGACACGGACAAGGAGCGGACGCTCCGGCGCATGCAGCAGATGGTGGGCCAGCTGGGCATCCTGACGCCGTCCCTCACACTGCCCTTCAGCCCCTACAGTGCCTACGCCCAGGCT CTCATGCAACAGCAGACAACAGTCCTGTCCACCTCGGGCAGCTACCTGAGTCCCGGCGTGGCCTTCTCACCCTGTCACATCCAGCAGATAGGCGCCGTCAGCCTCAACGGGCTGCCTGCCACACCCATCGCTCCTGCCTCTG GGCTGCACTCACCCCCGCTGCTGGGCACCaccgctgtgcctggcctcgtGGCTCCCATCACCAATGGCTTTGCAGGTGTTGTGCCCTTTCCAGGTGGGCACCCCGCCCTGGAAACCGTCTATGCCAATGGCCTTGTGCCCTACCCAG CTCAGAGCCCGACTGTGGCCGAAACACTGCATCCTGCCTTCTCCGGTGTCCAGCAGTACACAG acGCCCAGGCCGCCCACGTGGCCTCACGCCCCTCCTCGCCCTGTGTCTCGCTCCGGTCTCCGCAGCCATGTACCCCACCGCGGCCATCACGCCCATCGCGCACAGCGTCCCCCAGCCGCCGCCcctcctgcagcagcagcagcgagaaG GAGTTTGGAGACACGGAGCTGACGCAGATGTTCCTACCCTTCGGCAATATCATTTCCTCCAAGGTGTTTATGGATCGAGCTACCAACCAGAGCAAGTGTTTCG GCTTCGTGAGCTTTGATAACCCGGCCAGCGCCCAGGCAGCCATCCAGGCCATGAACGGCTTCCAGATCGGCATGAAGAGGCTCAAAGTCCAGCTGAAGCGGCCTAAAGACCCGGGACACCCCTACTGA
- the CELF5 gene encoding CUGBP Elav-like family member 5 isoform X9: MPAWRASPGRWMARPIQVKPADSESRGGDRKLFVGMLNKQQSEEDVLRLFQPFGVIDECTVLRGPDGSSKGCAFVKFSSHTEAQAAIHALHGSQTMPGASSSLVVKFADTDKERTLRRMQQMVGQLGILTPSLTLPFSPYSAYAQALMQQQTTVLSTSGSYLSPGVAFSPCHIQQIGAVSLNGLPATPIAPASGLHSPPLLGTTAVPGLVAPITNGFAGVVPFPGGHPALETVYANGLVPYPAQSPTVAETLHPAFSGVQQYTDAQAAHVASRPSSPCVSLRSPQPCTPPRPSRPSRTASPSRRPSCSSSSEKEFGDTELTQMFLPFGNIISSKVFMDRATNQSKCFGFVSFDNPASAQAAIQAMNGFQIGMKRLKVQLKRPKDPGHPY, from the exons GGGACCGGAAGCTGTTCGTGGGGATGCTGAACAAGCAGCAGTCGGAGGAGGACGTGCTGCGGCTGTTCCAGCCCTTCGGGGTCATTGACGAGTGCACAGTGCTCCGGGGGCCTGACGGCAGCAGCAAAG GCTGTGCTTTCGTGAAGTTCTCCTCCCACACGGAGGCACAGGCGGCCATCCACGCCTTGCATGGGAGCCAGACCATGCCG GGAGCCTCCTCCAGCCTGGTGGTCAAGTTCGCCGACACGGACAAGGAGCGGACGCTCCGGCGCATGCAGCAGATGGTGGGCCAGCTGGGCATCCTGACGCCGTCCCTCACACTGCCCTTCAGCCCCTACAGTGCCTACGCCCAGGCT CTCATGCAACAGCAGACAACAGTCCTGTCCACCTCGGGCAGCTACCTGAGTCCCGGCGTGGCCTTCTCACCCTGTCACATCCAGCAGATAGGCGCCGTCAGCCTCAACGGGCTGCCTGCCACACCCATCGCTCCTGCCTCTG GGCTGCACTCACCCCCGCTGCTGGGCACCaccgctgtgcctggcctcgtGGCTCCCATCACCAATGGCTTTGCAGGTGTTGTGCCCTTTCCAGGTGGGCACCCCGCCCTGGAAACCGTCTATGCCAATGGCCTTGTGCCCTACCCAG CTCAGAGCCCGACTGTGGCCGAAACACTGCATCCTGCCTTCTCCGGTGTCCAGCAGTACACAG acGCCCAGGCCGCCCACGTGGCCTCACGCCCCTCCTCGCCCTGTGTCTCGCTCCGGTCTCCGCAGCCATGTACCCCACCGCGGCCATCACGCCCATCGCGCACAGCGTCCCCCAGCCGCCGCCcctcctgcagcagcagcagcgagaaG GAGTTTGGAGACACGGAGCTGACGCAGATGTTCCTACCCTTCGGCAATATCATTTCCTCCAAGGTGTTTATGGATCGAGCTACCAACCAGAGCAAGTGTTTCG GCTTCGTGAGCTTTGATAACCCGGCCAGCGCCCAGGCAGCCATCCAGGCCATGAACGGCTTCCAGATCGGCATGAAGAGGCTCAAAGTCCAGCTGAAGCGGCCTAAAGACCCGGGACACCCCTACTGA
- the CELF5 gene encoding CUGBP Elav-like family member 5 isoform X6 yields the protein MARPIQVKPADSESRGGDRKLFVGMLNKQQSEEDVLRLFQPFGVIDECTVLRGPDGSSKGCAFVKFSSHTEAQAAIHALHGSQTMPGASSSLVVKFADTDKERTLRRMQQMVGQLGILTPSLTLPFSPYSAYAQALMQQQTTVLSTSGSYLSPGVAFSPCHIQQIGAVSLNGLPATPIAPASGLHSPPLLGTTAVPGLVAPITNGFAGVVPFPGGHPALETVYANGLVPYPAQSPTVAETLHPAFSGVQQYTAMYPTAAITPIAHSVPQPPPLLQQQQREGPEGCNLFIYHLPQEFGDTELTQMFLPFGNIISSKVFMDRATNQSKCFGFVSFDNPASAQAAIQAMNGFQIGMKRLKVQLKRPKDPGHPY from the exons GGGACCGGAAGCTGTTCGTGGGGATGCTGAACAAGCAGCAGTCGGAGGAGGACGTGCTGCGGCTGTTCCAGCCCTTCGGGGTCATTGACGAGTGCACAGTGCTCCGGGGGCCTGACGGCAGCAGCAAAG GCTGTGCTTTCGTGAAGTTCTCCTCCCACACGGAGGCACAGGCGGCCATCCACGCCTTGCATGGGAGCCAGACCATGCCG GGAGCCTCCTCCAGCCTGGTGGTCAAGTTCGCCGACACGGACAAGGAGCGGACGCTCCGGCGCATGCAGCAGATGGTGGGCCAGCTGGGCATCCTGACGCCGTCCCTCACACTGCCCTTCAGCCCCTACAGTGCCTACGCCCAGGCT CTCATGCAACAGCAGACAACAGTCCTGTCCACCTCGGGCAGCTACCTGAGTCCCGGCGTGGCCTTCTCACCCTGTCACATCCAGCAGATAGGCGCCGTCAGCCTCAACGGGCTGCCTGCCACACCCATCGCTCCTGCCTCTG GGCTGCACTCACCCCCGCTGCTGGGCACCaccgctgtgcctggcctcgtGGCTCCCATCACCAATGGCTTTGCAGGTGTTGTGCCCTTTCCAGGTGGGCACCCCGCCCTGGAAACCGTCTATGCCAATGGCCTTGTGCCCTACCCAG CTCAGAGCCCGACTGTGGCCGAAACACTGCATCCTGCCTTCTCCGGTGTCCAGCAGTACACAG CCATGTACCCCACCGCGGCCATCACGCCCATCGCGCACAGCGTCCCCCAGCCGCCGCCcctcctgcagcagcagcagcgagaaG GTCCCGAGGGCTGTAACCTGTTTATCTACCACCTCCCCCAGGAGTTTGGAGACACGGAGCTGACGCAGATGTTCCTACCCTTCGGCAATATCATTTCCTCCAAGGTGTTTATGGATCGAGCTACCAACCAGAGCAAGTGTTTCG GCTTCGTGAGCTTTGATAACCCGGCCAGCGCCCAGGCAGCCATCCAGGCCATGAACGGCTTCCAGATCGGCATGAAGAGGCTCAAAGTCCAGCTGAAGCGGCCTAAAGACCCGGGACACCCCTACTGA
- the CELF5 gene encoding CUGBP Elav-like family member 5 isoform X8 yields MPAWRASPGRWMARPIQVKPADSESRGGRDRKLFVGMLNKQQSEEDVLRLFQPFGVIDECTVLRGPDGSSKGCAFVKFSSHTEAQAAIHALHGSQTMPGASSSLVVKFADTDKERTLRRMQQMVGQLGILTPSLTLPFSPYSAYAQALMQQQTTVLSTSGSYLSPGVAFSPCHIQQIGAVSLNGLPATPIAPASGLHSPPLLGTTAVPGLVAPITNGFAGVVPFPGGHPALETVYANGLVPYPAQSPTVAETLHPAFSGVQQYTDAQAAHVASRPSSPCVSLRSPQPCTPPRPSRPSRTASPSRRPSCSSSSEKEFGDTELTQMFLPFGNIISSKVFMDRATNQSKCFGFVSFDNPASAQAAIQAMNGFQIGMKRLKVQLKRPKDPGHPY; encoded by the exons GGGACCGGAAGCTGTTCGTGGGGATGCTGAACAAGCAGCAGTCGGAGGAGGACGTGCTGCGGCTGTTCCAGCCCTTCGGGGTCATTGACGAGTGCACAGTGCTCCGGGGGCCTGACGGCAGCAGCAAAG GCTGTGCTTTCGTGAAGTTCTCCTCCCACACGGAGGCACAGGCGGCCATCCACGCCTTGCATGGGAGCCAGACCATGCCG GGAGCCTCCTCCAGCCTGGTGGTCAAGTTCGCCGACACGGACAAGGAGCGGACGCTCCGGCGCATGCAGCAGATGGTGGGCCAGCTGGGCATCCTGACGCCGTCCCTCACACTGCCCTTCAGCCCCTACAGTGCCTACGCCCAGGCT CTCATGCAACAGCAGACAACAGTCCTGTCCACCTCGGGCAGCTACCTGAGTCCCGGCGTGGCCTTCTCACCCTGTCACATCCAGCAGATAGGCGCCGTCAGCCTCAACGGGCTGCCTGCCACACCCATCGCTCCTGCCTCTG GGCTGCACTCACCCCCGCTGCTGGGCACCaccgctgtgcctggcctcgtGGCTCCCATCACCAATGGCTTTGCAGGTGTTGTGCCCTTTCCAGGTGGGCACCCCGCCCTGGAAACCGTCTATGCCAATGGCCTTGTGCCCTACCCAG CTCAGAGCCCGACTGTGGCCGAAACACTGCATCCTGCCTTCTCCGGTGTCCAGCAGTACACAG acGCCCAGGCCGCCCACGTGGCCTCACGCCCCTCCTCGCCCTGTGTCTCGCTCCGGTCTCCGCAGCCATGTACCCCACCGCGGCCATCACGCCCATCGCGCACAGCGTCCCCCAGCCGCCGCCcctcctgcagcagcagcagcgagaaG GAGTTTGGAGACACGGAGCTGACGCAGATGTTCCTACCCTTCGGCAATATCATTTCCTCCAAGGTGTTTATGGATCGAGCTACCAACCAGAGCAAGTGTTTCG GCTTCGTGAGCTTTGATAACCCGGCCAGCGCCCAGGCAGCCATCCAGGCCATGAACGGCTTCCAGATCGGCATGAAGAGGCTCAAAGTCCAGCTGAAGCGGCCTAAAGACCCGGGACACCCCTACTGA
- the CELF5 gene encoding CUGBP Elav-like family member 5 isoform X10: MARPIQVKPADSESRGGRDRKLFVGMLNKQQSEEDVLRLFQPFGVIDECTVLRGPDGSSKGCAFVKFSSHTEAQAAIHALHGSQTMPGASSSLVVKFADTDKERTLRRMQQMVGQLGILTPSLTLPFSPYSAYAQALMQQQTTVLSTSGSYLSPGVAFSPCHIQQIGAVSLNGLPATPIAPASGLHSPPLLGTTAVPGLVAPITNGFAGVVPFPGGHPALETVYANGLVPYPAQSPTVAETLHPAFSGVQQYTAMYPTAAITPIAHSVPQPPPLLQQQQREGPEGCNLFIYHLPQEFGDTELTQMFLPFGNIISSKVFMDRATNQSKCFGFVSFDNPASAQAAIQAMNGFQIGMKRLKVQLKRPKDPGHPY, from the exons GGGACCGGAAGCTGTTCGTGGGGATGCTGAACAAGCAGCAGTCGGAGGAGGACGTGCTGCGGCTGTTCCAGCCCTTCGGGGTCATTGACGAGTGCACAGTGCTCCGGGGGCCTGACGGCAGCAGCAAAG GCTGTGCTTTCGTGAAGTTCTCCTCCCACACGGAGGCACAGGCGGCCATCCACGCCTTGCATGGGAGCCAGACCATGCCG GGAGCCTCCTCCAGCCTGGTGGTCAAGTTCGCCGACACGGACAAGGAGCGGACGCTCCGGCGCATGCAGCAGATGGTGGGCCAGCTGGGCATCCTGACGCCGTCCCTCACACTGCCCTTCAGCCCCTACAGTGCCTACGCCCAGGCT CTCATGCAACAGCAGACAACAGTCCTGTCCACCTCGGGCAGCTACCTGAGTCCCGGCGTGGCCTTCTCACCCTGTCACATCCAGCAGATAGGCGCCGTCAGCCTCAACGGGCTGCCTGCCACACCCATCGCTCCTGCCTCTG GGCTGCACTCACCCCCGCTGCTGGGCACCaccgctgtgcctggcctcgtGGCTCCCATCACCAATGGCTTTGCAGGTGTTGTGCCCTTTCCAGGTGGGCACCCCGCCCTGGAAACCGTCTATGCCAATGGCCTTGTGCCCTACCCAG CTCAGAGCCCGACTGTGGCCGAAACACTGCATCCTGCCTTCTCCGGTGTCCAGCAGTACACAG CCATGTACCCCACCGCGGCCATCACGCCCATCGCGCACAGCGTCCCCCAGCCGCCGCCcctcctgcagcagcagcagcgagaaG GTCCCGAGGGCTGTAACCTGTTTATCTACCACCTCCCCCAGGAGTTTGGAGACACGGAGCTGACGCAGATGTTCCTACCCTTCGGCAATATCATTTCCTCCAAGGTGTTTATGGATCGAGCTACCAACCAGAGCAAGTGTTTCG GCTTCGTGAGCTTTGATAACCCGGCCAGCGCCCAGGCAGCCATCCAGGCCATGAACGGCTTCCAGATCGGCATGAAGAGGCTCAAAGTCCAGCTGAAGCGGCCTAAAGACCCGGGACACCCCTACTGA